The genomic segment ggaattatgatgtgattggaataacagagacttggtgggataactcacgtgactggagtactgtcatggatggatataaactgttcaggaaggacaggcagggcagaaaaggtggggagttgcactatatgtaaggaagcagtatgactgctcagagctcaagtatgaaactgcagaaaaacctgagtgtctctggattaagtttagaagtgtgagcaacaagggtgatgtcgtggtggaagtctgctatagaccaccggaccaggggtatgaggtggacgaggctttcttccggcaactaacagaagttactagatcgcaggccctggttctcatgggagacttcaatcaccctgatatctgctgggagagcaatacagcggtgcacagacaatccaagaagtttttggaaagggttggacaatttcctggtggaagtgctggaggaaccaactagggtcagagctcttcttgacctgctgctcacaaaccgggaagaattagtaggggaagctaaagtggatagaaacctgggaggcagtgaccatgagatggttgagttcaggatcctgacacagggaagaaaggagagcagcagaatacggaccctggacttcagaaaagcagactttgactccctcagggaactgatgggcaggatcccctgggagaataacatgagggggaaaggagtccaggagagctggctatattttaaagaatctttattgaggatacagggacaaaccatcccgatgtgtagaaagaacagtaaatatggcaggcgaccagcttggcttaacagtgaaatccttgttgatcttgaacacacaaaaaaaagcttacaagaagtggaagattggacaaatgaccagggaagagtataaaaatattgctcggggatgcaggagtgaaatcaggaaggccaaatcacacctggagttgcagctagcaagagatgttaagagtaacaagaagggtttcttcaggtatgttagcaacaagaagaaaatcaaggaaagtgtgggccccttactgaatgatggaggcaacctcgtgacagaggatgtggaaaaagctaatgtactcaatgcttttttgcctctgtcttcacgaacaaggtcagctcccagactactgcactgggcagcacagcatgtggaggaggtgacaagccctctgtgaaggaagaagtggttcgggactatttagaaaagctggacgagcacaagtccatggggccggatgcactgcatccaagagtgctaaaggaattggcggatgtgattgcagagccattggccattatctttgaaaactcatggcgatccggggaagtcccggatgactggaaaaaggctaatgtagtgcccatctttaaaaaagggaagaaggaggatcagtcagtcagcctcacctcagtccctggaaaaatcatggagcaggtcctcaaggaatcaattctgaagcacttagaggagaggaaagtgatcaggaacagtcagcatggattcaccaagggcaagtcatgcttgactaattgccttctgtgacgagataactggctctgtggatgaggggaaagcggtggacgtgttgttccttgactttagcaaagcttttgacacggtctcccacagtattcttgccagcaagttaaagaagtatgggctggatgaatggactataaggtggatagaaagttggctagatggtcgggctcaacgggtagtgatcaatggctccatgtctagttggcagccagtatcaagtggaatgccccaagggtcagtcctcgggctggttttgttcaacatcttcctaaatgatctggaggatggtgtggattgcaccctcagcaagtttgcagatgacactaaactgggaggagaggtagatacgctggagggtagggataggatacagagggacctagacaaattagaggattgggccaaaagaaatctgatgaggttcaacaaggacaagtgcagagtccttgcacccatgcaccgttacagactagggactgaatggctaggcagcagttctgcagaaaaggacctaggggttacagtggacgagaagctggatatgagtcaacagtgtgcccttgttgccaagaaggccaatggcattttgggatgtataagtaggggcattgccagcagatcgagggacgtgatcgttcccctctattcaacattggtgaggcctcatctggagtactgtgtccagttttgggccccacactacaagaaggatgtggaaaaattggaaaacgtccagcggagggcaacaaaaatgattaggggactggaacacatgacttatgaggaaaggctgagggaactaggattgtttagtctgcggaagagaagaatgaggggggatttgatagctgctttcaactacctgaaagggggttccaaagaggatggctctagactgttctcagtggtagctgatgacagaacaaggagtaatggtctcaagttgcagtgggggaggtttatgttggctattagaaaaaactttttcactaggagggtggtgaaacactggaatgcgttacctagggaggtggtggaatctccttccttagaagtttttaaggtcaagcttgacaaagccctggctgggatgatttagttggggattggtcctgctttgagcagggggttggactagatgacttcctgaggtcccttccaaccctgatattctatgattctatgatgcttcTCTGTGCCATGCGTGGACTGTCCTCCTAAGCCGGCCCTGGGCTCTGAAGGGCCAAATGTCTTTGGACCATCTTTGGCAGACTCTTCTATTTTGTATACACCATACAGTGCATTTGAGTAGCTCTCGGTGTTGTACTTCAGTCCTATTTTACACTAATCCCTCATCCCCTGTTACTGTCTGATGCGCTGTACAGATTCTCTGCAATATTTAATCTCTACCTTCATACTGTTCCATTAGACTCCCTGCAAAATAAGGAAGCTCTGTTCTAATCCTTGCTTGTGGGTGTATGTTCCTGTCCTGGCATCCTGGTTGTGTTTTCTTGAACTTTTGCTTTGTCTCCAAGCCATGATGTTCAGCGACTCCTGCTCCAGGGGGTTTTGGATTCTCCCTCTGGTTAAGGTGTACAGCACACCCATCAGCATTTTGTACACAGACTCACCAAGGCAGTTTCTGTTCTGTCTGCACTCAGAGCCTTGCCCTATTTCACCAGTGCTTTGCAAGGAACTGTGCTCTGCTACTGTCAGAAATGCCCTCTGCTGTGCTTCCACCTTGGACCTGACCTGTGATAGTGTCTTCTTATCCTCTTTCAATAAAGTAAGgccttgtaaaataaaaaaaaatgcaggcttCCCGGGCCCCCAGGAACTGACAATCCCAAGGGcacagtggcagagtcaggaatagaaaccCACCAGACAATCCTTCCTGTGTGCAATGAGATCATCATGCTGGATTTGCAACATCACACACTGATTCCTATGGTAACAGATTGGGATGTAGAGATTGTGATTTTACTGGATGTCCAAGCATGCGGGAAAAGTGGGATgattaaggggtgtgtgtgttgggggtgatGTTTCTATTTAAGCACAATACTGTGATTAGAAAAGAGAGCAAGCAGAATGTAGAAACATTCCAGGtattgccccctcccctcactatTTAACTTTGTCCCACTCTTTCTTTCAAATGATCAATCTACTTCAATCAGCAGTTAATGATTTACTGTGTGAAAAGGCCTGGATATTACCTAGGTTGCTATCCAAATGCCTTTTTAGTCCACAATAGAAATCTGATAAGCAATATGAGTCTGACACAATCCAGCTGAATTCCTCACCCTCCCATGCATTAACATTATCAGCTGAGTCAATTCCACTTGTTTATATGTAGTCACTCCTGGTTTCCCCAGTAAAGCAAAGGCTATTTGCTGTTAGGTGCTAGTGTGATCTCTGCCTGCTTAGAGCATGTATGGAGACCACAGCATCAATCCTGCCTTGCTGGCAGTCTTGACACAAAGTCAGGTATGAGCTGGAGGTGACAACAAGGAAACCAGGCTCTTTCCTGATGTGAATCAACTCAGCCACCTCAGGACTGAAGTTATTTCCTTGAGAAACATATGGACAGAGGAGGGAGCTGTGGAATCCATCGTGATTTAGCTGGTTTTAACTCCATACAAGTTGTAGCATTTACagcaaatctgttttttttctggaataAATGAGTACTgcaatttaataataatactttgtcctTCTCTACTGCTCTCCATCCAGGGATCTCCAAATGCTCTATAAACATTGCCCACAATTATCCTCCATGATCTATCTAtctctggcagtgcaaagcagccagaaagccaGCTTAACTAGTCACATGGAGATTCCTTTCATACTAGTAATAGCGTAGAGCTGGTGACACACCCATCCTAGCTCATGCATAGAAATTTACCTCTGTCATCTCAAGCTATTGCTTCTCCCATTCCCCCGTGATTTCAGTCCTGCCCTTTAGTAGGTACAATGTGATAGCTGTTGCTGATTTCTTATAGTCTCGCCTCTCCTGTTTTCTATCTTGCTGTTTATTGGCTCTCCCTGAATGAAGGACTTTACTTTTATTGGCACTGACCTGCAGCCCTGACTGCTCTCATCTCCACCGTTGCTTTGCAGTTTGATTCTGTTCTTCTCTGGGTTTGTTCTCCCTCCCATTTCTGCACGCTTGAGTAAGATTGGGTTTATGCCAGCGAAACACCTGGCAAGGTAGGACAGGAAACAGCTGCCTAGGGTACAGAGTGGGTCGTGTGTTTTGAGTTTAGCTGATCAGAGAAGCATCACAAAGCCCTAAAAATGACCTGGACTGTGCCACGCCAGCCAAGAGTGCCCTTCCTAGGGTGGTGTGCAGCAGGAACTGCGAGGCTGTTGCACTCTGCTGTGCATGCGCCTGCACAAATACAGTCAAGCACCAGGCATTGTCCATTGCACTGAATAAATCTCAGCTTCACCTCACCCCTACTCCCTGACACTTGAATGCAAGAGGCAAGGCAGGCACCAAGACTAGGCATGTCTGAGGAGATGTGGGGTTAAGCGCAGCCCTTTTCGTGCGTTTGAGGCACTAAGATACCCAGTCCGCTCTTCAGCCCTTCTACTGCTTTTAGGCTGGAGTAACTTACCAGATGTATTCCCTAGCCATAGTTGAGACAGATGTAGCTCTGCAAGCCACCTAGAAGGGCTCCACAGGTGACATTTTGTGCTTGACTTCTCTACACCATGTTTCCCCTCACTGCTTACACAAAGTCCCAGGAGGCCAGGATTCAGTGGGCCTCATCCTGATTCTCATCCACGCCAGCTTCACACTGACATTATTGATTGTCATTTGTGTTACAGCAGTGCAGTGGGTTTCAGCCCGTGGCCCGCGGACCCCTGGGTGGGTTGCAGAGTGTGTCTAAGGGATCCATGAAAgtttgttgttaccatagaacagcagttttcaacctgtggtccgtgggaatagtaactgtctttttgttgttgaagagGACTGTGGGATCAAAACGATGGTGTCTGCACTTGTACCATCCAGGCACCGCATCTCAGCTCCAGATCCAGAGACTAGGAGTGACTTTCTCAAGTGTAAGTATTGGAATTAATGACTCTAAAGCAGATGAGGCtcgtgggggagaggggaatgggagttTGGAAGAGGTTTCTAGAGAGCGACCTGGTTATGTAGTTTATCTTGGATTATCTGTCTCTCCGTTGTCTTAATTGTTATTGGCTGAAACATGAGCATGGCCACAGCTTCTTTCAATCCCGGTGACAATCGCCTGGGCTATACAAAGGTATTCAGTTGCCCAGTGATGCTCAGCTAATGGAGTATGTATAGTAGTGGAGTAGGATCCATAGCTCATATCTTGGGCTAAACAACATGGAGAGTGTTCACTGGAGAGGCCATGTTAGCCATTTCAGTAacaattttcttttctatttagacACTTGCCCGTTAACGTTTGACCCAGTCACAGCCCACAGATATCTCAGGCTCTTGGAGGACAACCACAAAGTGACTAATACCACGCCTTGGGAACACTCCTACCCAGATCACCCTGAAAGATTTGAGCACTGGCGCCAGGTGCTGTCAGACAACAGCTTGTACATGGGTCGCTACTACTTTGAGGCTGAAATAAGCGGAGCCGGCGTTTACATTGGTATGACATACAAAAGCATTGACCGGAAGGGGTCAGAAAGCAACAGCTGCATCTCGGGGAATAACTTCTCCTGGAGCATCCAGTGGCATGGCAAGGGGTTCTCTGCGTGGCACAGTGATGTGGAGACGCCACTGAAAACAGACACGTTCAACAGGATAGGGGTCTATCTGGACTACCCCAAGGGCACTTTGTCCTTCTATGGTGTCACCTTGGACACCATGACTCTGATACACAAGTTTGAGTGTGAATTTGCTGAGCCGCTCTACCCTGCTTTCTGGCTTTCGAAGAAAGAAAACTCCATCAGAATAATCAAAGCAGGGGATG from the Chelonia mydas isolate rCheMyd1 chromosome 14, rCheMyd1.pri.v2, whole genome shotgun sequence genome contains:
- the TRIM16 gene encoding tripartite motif-containing protein 16 isoform X3 translates to MGTEHGHACMGQTPKSSISEVKNLVSGQFGELLEAVKMAHSDVLAFLEEKEHVAVNQANGIKIHLEHKHAAMEENKLRLEKMALHTSDILFLKEYCELKKNTGDDVLPSVYIGLKDKLSRIRRVISESTELLLQLVQTTYKEKLQEFAKEEDCGIKTMVSALVPSRHRISAPDPETRSDFLKYTCPLTFDPVTAHRYLRLLEDNHKVTNTTPWEHSYPDHPERFEHWRQVLSDNSLYMGRYYFEAEISGAGVYIGMTYKSIDRKGSESNSCISGNNFSWSIQWHGKGFSAWHSDVETPLKTDTFNRIGVYLDYPKGTLSFYGVTLDTMTLIHKFECEFAEPLYPAFWLSKKENSIRIIKAGDADEKTPASSDSSEEAAPSNTHSVSEVEALAST